The following proteins are co-located in the Xiphophorus hellerii strain 12219 chromosome 2, Xiphophorus_hellerii-4.1, whole genome shotgun sequence genome:
- the LOC116735075 gene encoding gastrula zinc finger protein XlCGF8.2DB-like, whose product CVKCGKSFSQKQDLTWHMMIHTGEKPFSCVNCGKCFSRKQDLTKHMMIHTGEKPFSCVNCGKSFSQKGNLTEHMMIHTGEKPFSCVNCGKCFSRKQDLTKHMMIHTGEKPFSCVKCGKSFSQKQVLTQHMMIHTGEKPFSCVTCGKSFSRKQHLTRHMMIHTGEKPFSCVKCGKSFCQKQDLTQHMMIHTGEKPFSCVKCGKSFNQKQVLTLHMMIHTGEKPFSCVNCGKGFSHKQHLSRHMMTHTGEKPFSCVNCGKGFSRKQHLTLHMMTHTGEKPFSCVTCGESFRHKVSLIHHMRRHTVEKQ is encoded by the exons tgtgtgaaatgtggaaaaagttttagtcaaaaacaggatttaacttggcacatgatgattcatactggtgaaaagccgttttcatgtgtgaactgtggaaaatgttttagtcgaaaacaggacttaactaagcacatgatgattcacacaggtgaaaagccgttttcatgtgtgaactgtggtaaaagttttagtcaaaaaggtaatttaactgagcacatgatgattcacactggtgaaaagccgttttcatgtgtgaactgtggaaaatgttttagtcgaaaacaggacttaactaagcacatgatgattcacacaggtgaaaagccgttttcatgtgtgaaatgtggaaaaagttttagtcaaaaacaggttttaactcagcacatgatgattcatactggtgaaaagccgttttcatgtgtgacctgtggaaaaagttttagtcgaaaacagcatttgactcggcacatgatgattcatactggtgaaaagccgttttcatgtgtgaaatgtggaaaaagtttttgtcaaaaacaggatttaactcagcacatgatgattcacactggtgaaaagccgttttcatgtgtgaaatgtggaaaaagttttaatcaaaaacaggttttaactctgcacatgatgattcatactg gtgaaaagccgttttcatgtgtgaattgtggaaaaggttttagtcacaaacagcatttatctcggcacatgatgactcacactggtgaaaagccattttcatgtgtgaattgtggaaaaggttttagtcgaaaacagcatttaactctgcacatgatgactcacactggtgaaaaaccattttcatgtgtgacctgtggagaaAGTTTTCGTCACAAGGTGAGTTTAATTCACCACATGAGGCGTCACACAGTtgaaaagcagtag
- the LOC116735038 gene encoding retinol dehydrogenase 7-like, translating to MFLYLLGLVVLFYLFRWIRELPRVGDKANKYVYITGCDTGFGNLLARHLDKIGFRVIAGCYTEKGEEELKKACSSNLITTHLDVVSKESLAKVAAMIKDKVGVHGLWALVNNAGVAVPSGPCDWHTLDDYKSMLDVNLNGVIGATLSVLPLIKKARGRVVNVASVFGRICVTGGPYPVSKFGVEAFNDSLRFTMAPFGVKVLCIEPGFFKTSVTDSELHTRNVQTLWDRLPQDIKDDYGAEYIQKSKDVIKEKLTQMSDGDLMKVVSCMEHAVSATWPRKRYSPGWDGKFFWLPMSYMPTCFVDYFFLKNAIPIAKKLQ from the exons ATGTTCCTGTATCTTCTGGGCCTGGTCGTGCTCTTCTACCTGTTCCGCTGGATCAGAGAGCTCCCCAGGGTCGGTGACAAGGCCAACAAGTATGTGTACATCACGGGCTGCGACACCGGCTTTGGGAACCTTCTGGCTCGCCATCTGGACAAGATAGGCTTCCGAGTGATTGCCGGGTGTTACACTGAGAAGGgagaggaggagctgaagaagGCCTGCTCCAGCAACCTGATCACAACACACCTGGATGTTGTGTCGAAGGAGAGTTTGGCCAAAGTTGCAGCCATGATTAAGGACAAAGTCGGAGTGCATG GTCTCTGGGCTTTGGTAAACAACGCAGGTGTTGCTGTTCCCTCCGGCCCCTGCGACTGGCATACCCTTGACGATTACAAATCAATGCTGGACGTGAACCTGAACGGGGTTATCGGAGCCACACTGAGCGTCCTGCCTCTGATAAAGAAAGCCAGGGGCCGAGTGGTGAATGTCGCAAGTGTGTTTGGGAGGATCTGTGTCACCGGGGGCCCATACCCTGTCTCAAAGTTCGGCGTCGAGGCTTTCAACGACAGCCTCCG GTTCACCATGGCTCCTTTTGGTGTCAAAGTCCTTTGTATTGAGCCGGGATTCTTCAAGACCAGCGTCACAGACAGCGAACTCCACACCAGGAACGTCCAAACGCTGTGGGACAGACTGCCACAGGACATCAAAGATGACTATGGGGCTGAATACATCCAAAAAT CCAAAGAcgtgataaaagaaaaacttaccCAAATGAGTGACGGCGATCTGATGAAGGTGGTCAGCTGCATGGAGCACGCAGTCTCCGCCACCTGGCCGCGCAAACGTTACTCCCCCGGCTGGGACGGCAAATTTTTCTGGCTGCCAATGTCATACATGCCAACCTGTTTTGTTGATTACTTCTTCCTGAAGAATGCCATTCCCATTGCCAAGAAGTTACAGTAA
- the LOC116735020 gene encoding ATP synthase subunit beta, mitochondrial-like, with product MLGAVGRCCSGALQALKPGVQPLKALVGSPAVLSRRDYVAPAAAASAATGRIVAVIGAVVDVQFDEGLPPILNALEVTGRDSRLVLEVAQHLGENTVRTIAMDGTEGLVRGHKVLDTGAPIRIPVGPETLGRIMNVIGEPIDERGPISTKQTAPIHAEAPEFTDMSVEQEILVTGIKVVDLLAPYAKGGKIGLFGGAGVGKTVLIMELINNVAKAHGGYSVFAGVGERTREGNDLYHEMIESGVINLKDTTSKVALVYGQMNEPPGARARVALTGLTVAEYFRDQEGQDVLLFIDNIFRFTQAGSEVSALLGRIPSAVGYQPTLATDMGTMQERITTTKKGSITSVQAIYVPADDLTDPAPATTFAHLDATTVLSRAIAELGIYPAVDPLDSTSRIMDPNIVGAEHYDVARGVQKILQDYKSLQDIIAILGMDELSEEDKLTVARARKIQRFLSQPFQVAEVFTGHLGKLVPLKETIKGFKSILGGEYDNLPEQAFYMVGPIEEVIQKAEKLAEEHS from the exons ATGTTAGGAGCTGTGGGACGCTGCTGCTCCGGGGCTTTGCAGGCTCTCAAGCCTGGGGTCCAGCCCCTGAAAGCCCTCGTTGGATCCCCGGCTGTTCTTTCTC GCAGGGACTATGTCGCTCCTGCCGCCGCCGCCAGCGCCGCCACAGGCCGCATTGTGGCCGTCATCGGCGCCGTCGTCGACGTCCAGTTCGACGAGGGCCTCCCTCCCATCCTCAACGCCCTGGAGGTCACCGGCCGCGACTCTAGGCTAGTCCTGGAGGTTGCTCAGCATCTTG GTGAGAACACAGTGCGTACCATCGCTATGGATGGTACCGAGGGTCTGGTTCGTGGACACAAGGTTCTGGACACCGGTGCCCCCATCAGAATCCCAGTGGGCCCCGAGACCCTGGGGAGGATTATGAATGTGATCGGCGAGCCCATCGACGAAAGGGGTCCAATCAGCACCAAACA AACTGCACCTATCCATGCTGAGGCTCCTGAATTCACCGACATGAGCGTGGAGCAGGAGATTCTGGTGACTGGCATTAAGGTGGTGGACCTGCTGGCCCCTTATGCCAAGGGAGGGAAAATTG GGCTGTTTGGTGGCGCCGGAGTAGGAAAGACTGTGTTGATCATGGAGCTGATCAACAATGTGGCCAAAGCCCATGGTGGTTACTCCGTGTTCGCTGGCGTGGGCGAGCGGACCCGCGAGGGAAACGACTTGTATCATGAGATGATCGAGTCTGGTGTCATCAACCTGAAGGACACTACCTCTAAG GTGGCGCTGGTGTACGGACAGATGAACGAGCCCCCAGGCGCCCGCGCCAGAGTGGCGTTGACTGGACTGACCGTGGCCGAGTACTTCCGTGACCAGGAGGGTCAGGACGTGCTCCTCTTCATCGACAACATCTTCCGCTTCACACAGGCCGGTTCTGAG GTGTCTGCCCTGCTGGGTCGCATCCCCTCTGCTGTGGGTTACCAGCCCACTCTGGCCACTGACATGGGTACCATGCAGGAGAGAATCACCACCACCAAGAAGGGTTCGATCACATCTGTGCAG gccATCTATGTGCCCGCTGACGACTTGACTGACCCTGCTCCCGCCACCACCTTCGCTCACTTGGACGCCACGACTGTACTGTCCCGTGCCATCGCCGAGTTGGGCATCTACCCTGCCGTGGATCCCCTGGACTCCACCTCCCGTATCATGGACCCCAACATTGTCGGAGCTGAACATTACGACGTCGCCCGTGGCGTGCAGAAGATCCTTCAG GACTACAAGTCCCTTCAGGACATCATCGCCATCCTGGGTATGGATGAGTTGTCCGAGGAGGACAAACTGACTGTGGCCCGCGCCCGCAAGATCCAGCGTTTCCTGTCTCAGCCCTTCCAGGTGGCTGAGGTCTTCACAGGCCACTTGGGCAAACTGGTGCCCCTGAAAGAAACCATCAAGGGCTTCAAGAGCATCCTTGGAG GCGAGTATGATAACCTGCCTGAGCAGGCCTTCTACATGGTCGGTCCCATTGAGGAAGTGATCCAGAAAGCTGAGAAGCTGGCTGAGGAGCACTCATAA